From Pan troglodytes isolate AG18354 chromosome 11, NHGRI_mPanTro3-v2.0_pri, whole genome shotgun sequence, the proteins below share one genomic window:
- the CIZ1 gene encoding cip1-interacting zinc finger protein isoform X10, translating to MYIRQLRAPSHRSPARGPRIAGPRRPQGATMFSQQQQQQLQQQQQQLQQLQQQQLQQQQLQQQQLLQLQQLLQQSPPQAPLPMAVSRGLPPQQPQQPLLNLQGTNSASLLNGSMLQRALLLQQLQGNLRGYGMASPGLAAPSLTAPSLTPPQLATPNLQQFFPQATRQSLLGPPPVGVPMNPSQFNLSGRNPQKQARTSSSTTPNRKDSSSQTMPVEDKSDPPEGSEEAAEPRMDTPEDQDLPPCPEDIAKEKRTPAPEPEPCEASELPAKRLRSSEEPTEKEPPGQLQVKAQPQARMTVPKQTQTPDLLPEALEAQVLPRFQPRVLQVQAQVQSQAQPRIPPTDTQVQPKLQKQAQTQTSPEHLVLQQKQVQPQLQQEAEPQKQVQPQVQPQAHSQGPRQVQLQQEAEPLKQVQPQVQPQAHSQPPRQLQLQLQKQVQTQTYPQVHTQAQPSVQPQEHPPAQVSVQPPEQTHEQPHTQPQVSLLAPEQTPVVVPVCGLEMPPDAVEAGGGMEKTLPEPVGTQVSMEEIQNESACGLDVGECENRAREMPGVWGAGGSLKVTILQSSDSRAFSTVPLTPVPRPSDSVSSTPAATSTPSKQALQFFCYICKASCSSQQEFQDHMSEPQHQQRLGEIQHMSQACLLSLLPVPRDVLETEDEEPPPRRWCNTCQLYYMGDLIQHRRTQDHKIAKQSLRPFCTVCNRYFKTPRKFVEHVKSQGHKDKAKELKSLEKEIAGQDEDHFITVDAVGCFEGDEEEEEDDEDEEEIEVEEELCKQVRSRDISREEWKGSETYSPNTAYGVDFLVPVMGYICRICHKFYHSNSGAQLSHCKSLGHFENLQKYKAAKNPSPTTRPVSRRCAINARNALTALFTSSGRPPSQPNTQDKTPSKVTARPSQPPLPRRSTRLKT from the exons ATGTACATCCGCCAACTGCGCGCCCCCTCCCACCGCAGCCCCGCGCGGGGCCCCAGGATCGCAGGACCGCGGCGGCCGCAGGGAG CCACCATGttcagccagcagcagcagcagcagctccagcaacagcagcagcagctccagcagttacagcagcagcagctccagcAGCAGCAATTGCAGCAGCAGCAGTTACTGCAGCTCCAGCAGCTGCTCCAGCAATCCCCACCACAGGCCCCGTTGCCCATGGCTGTCAGCCG GGGGCTCCCCCCGCAGCAGCCACAGCAGCCGCTTCTGAATCTCCAGGGCAccaactcagcctccctcctCAACGGCTCCATGCTGCAGAGAGCTTTGCTTTTACAGCAGTTGCAAG GTAACCTCCGAGGCTACGGCATGGCATCCCCAGGCCTCGCAGCCCCCAGCCTGACAGCCCCCAGCCTCACACCCCCACAACTGGCCACTCCAAATTTGCAACAGTTCTTTCCCCAGGCCACTCGCCAGTCCTTGCTGGGACCTCCTCCTGTTGGGGTCCCCATGAACCCTTCCCAGTTCAACCTTTCAGGACGGAACCCCCAGAAACAGGCCCGGACCTCCTCCTCTACCACCCCCAATCGAAAG GATTCTTCTTCTCAGACAATGCCTGTGGAAGACAAGTCAGACCCCCCAGAGGGGTCTGAGGAAGCCGCAGAGCCCCGGATGGACACACCAGAag ACCAAGATTTACCGCCCTGCCCAGAGGACATCGCCAAGGAAAAACGCACTCCAGCACCTGAGCCTGAGCCTTGTGAGGCGTCCGAGCTGCCAGCAAAGAGATTGAGGAG CTCAGAAGAGCCCACAGAGAAGGAACCTCCAGGGCAGTTACAGGTGAAGGCCCAGCCGCAGGCCCGGATGACAGTACCGAAACAGACACAGACACCAGACCTGCTGCCTGAGGCCCTGGAAGCCCAAGTGCTGCCACGATTCCAGCCACGGGTCCTGCAGGTCCAGGCCCAGGTGCAGTCACAGGCTCAGCCGCGGATACCACCCACAGACACCCAGGTGCAGCCAAAGCTGCAGAAGCAGGCGCAAACACAGACCTCTCCAGAGCACTTAGTGCTGCAACAGAAGCAGGTGCAGCCACAGCTgcagcaggaggcagagccaCAGAAGCAGGTGCAGCCACAGGTACAGCCACAGGCACATTCACAGGGCCCAAGGCAGGTGCAGCTGCAGCAGGAGGCAGAGCCGCTGAAGCAGGTGCAGCCACAGGTGCAGCCCCAGGCACATTCACAGCCCCcaaggcagctgcagctgcagctgcagaagCAGGTCCAGACACAGACATATCCACAGGTCCACACACAGGCACAGCCAAGCGTCCAGCCACAGGAGCATCCTCCAGCGCAGGTGTCAGTACAGCCACCAGAGCAGACCCATGAGCAGCCTCACACCCAGCCACAGGTGTCGTTGTTGGCTCCAGAGCAAACACCAGTTGTGGTTCCTGTCTGCGGGCTGGAGATGCCACCTGATGCAGTAGAAGCTGGTGGAG GCATGGAAAAGACCTTGCCGGAGCCTGTGGGCACCCAAGTCAGCATGGAAGAGATTCAGAATGAGTCGGCCTGTGGCCTAGATGTGGGAGAATGTGAAAACAGAGCGAGAGAGATGCCAGGG GTATGGGGCGCCGGGGGCTCCCTGAAGGTCACCATTCTGCAGAGCAGTGACAGCCGGGCCTTTAGCACTGTACCCCTGACACCTGTCCCCCGCCCCAGTGACTCCGTCTCCTCCACCCCTGCGGCTACCAGCACTCCCTCTAAGCAGGCCCTCCAGTTCTTCTGCTACATCTGCAAGGCCAGCTGCTCCAGCCAGCAG GAGTTCCAGGACCACATGTCGGAGCCTCAGCACCAGCAGCGGCTAGGGGAGATCCAGCACATGAGCCAAGcctgcctcctgtccctgctGCCCGTGCCCCGGGACGTCCTGGAGACAGAGGATGA GGAGCCTCCACCAAGGCGCTGGTGCAACACCTGCCAGCTCTACTACATGGGGGACCTGATCCAACACCGCAGGACACAGGACCACAAG ATTGCCAAACAATCCTTGCGACCCTTCTGCACCGTTTGCAACCGCTACTTCAAAACCCCTCGCAAGTTTGTGGAGCACGTGAAGTCCCAGGGGCATAAGGACAAAGCCAAGGAG CTGAAGTCGCTTGAGAAAGAGATTGCTGGCCAAGATGAGGACCACTTCATTACAGTGGACGCTGTGGGTTGCTTCGAGGgtgatgaagaagaggaagaggatgatgaggatgaagaagaGATCGAGGTTGAGGAGGAACTCTGCAAGCAG GTGAGGTCCAGAGATATATCCAGAGAGGAGTGGAAGGGCTCGGAGACCTACAGCCCCAATACTGCATATG GTGTGGACTTCCTGGTGCCCGTGATGGGCTATATCTGCCGCATCTGCCACAAGTTCTATCACAGCAACTCAGGGGCACAGCTCTCCCACTGCAAGTCCCTGGGCCACTTTGAGAACCTGCAG AAATACAAGGCGGCCAAGAACCCCAGCCCCACCACCCGACCTGTGAGCCGCCGGTGCGCAATCAACGCCCGGAACGCTTTGACAGCCCTGTTCACCTCCAGCGGCCGCCCACCCTCCCAGCCCAACACCCAGGACAAAACACCCAGCAAGGTGACGGCTCGACCCTCCCAGCCCCCACTACCTCGGCGCTCAACCCGCCTCAAAACCTGA
- the CIZ1 gene encoding cip1-interacting zinc finger protein isoform X30, which produces MYIRQLRAPSHRSPARGPRIAGPRRPQGATMFSQQQQQQLQQQQQQLQQLQQQQLQQQQLQQQQLLQLQQLLQQSPPQAPLPMAVSRGLPPQQPQQPLLNLQGTNSASLLNGSMLQRALLLQQLQGLDQFAMPPATYDTAGLTMPTATLGNLRGYGMASPGLAAPSLTAPSLTPPQLATPNLQQFFPQATRQSLLGPPPVGVPMNPSQFNLSGRNPQKQARTSSSTTPNRKDSSSQTMPVEDKSDPPEGSEEAAEPRMDTPEDQDLPPCPEDIAKEKRTPAPEPEPCEASELPAKRLRSSEEPTEKEPPGQLQVKAQPQARMTVPKQTQTPDLLPEALEAQVLPRFQPRVLQVQAQVQSQAQPRIPPTDTQVQPKLQKQAQTQTSPEHLVLQQKQVQPQLQQEAEPQKQVQPQVQPQAHSQGPRQVQLQQEAEPLKQVQPQVQPQAHSQPPRQLQLQLQKQVQTQTYPQVHTQAQPSVQPQEHPPAQVSVQPPEQTHEQPHTQPQVSLLAPEQTPVVVPVCGLEMPPDAVEAGGGMEKTLPEPVGTQVSMEEIQNESACGLDVGECENRAREMPGVWGAGGSLKVTILQSSDSRAFSTVPLTPVPRPSDSVSSTPAATSTPSKQALQFFCYICKASCSSQQEFQDHMSEPQHQQRLGEIQHMSQACLLSLLPVPRDVLETEDEEPPPRRWCNTCQLYYMGDLIQHRRTQDHKPPTPRRDVFAHVPVQGWSTARLVTDMIAKQSLRPFCTVCNRYFKTPRKFVEHVKSQGHKDKAKELKSLEKEIAGQDEDHFITVDAVGCFEGDEEEEEDDEDEEEIEVEEELCKQVRSRDISREEWKGSETYSPNTAYGVDFLVPVMGYICRICHKFYHSNSGAQLSHCKSLGHFENLQKYKAAKNPSPTTRPVSRRCAINARNALTALFTSSGRPPSQPNTQDKTPSKVTARPSQPPLPRRSTRLKT; this is translated from the exons ATGTACATCCGCCAACTGCGCGCCCCCTCCCACCGCAGCCCCGCGCGGGGCCCCAGGATCGCAGGACCGCGGCGGCCGCAGGGAG CCACCATGttcagccagcagcagcagcagcagctccagcaacagcagcagcagctccagcagttacagcagcagcagctccagcAGCAGCAATTGCAGCAGCAGCAGTTACTGCAGCTCCAGCAGCTGCTCCAGCAATCCCCACCACAGGCCCCGTTGCCCATGGCTGTCAGCCG GGGGCTCCCCCCGCAGCAGCCACAGCAGCCGCTTCTGAATCTCCAGGGCAccaactcagcctccctcctCAACGGCTCCATGCTGCAGAGAGCTTTGCTTTTACAGCAGTTGCAAG GACTGGACCAGTTTGCAATGCCACCAGCCACGTATGACACTGCCGGTCTCACCATGCCCACAGCAACACTGG GTAACCTCCGAGGCTACGGCATGGCATCCCCAGGCCTCGCAGCCCCCAGCCTGACAGCCCCCAGCCTCACACCCCCACAACTGGCCACTCCAAATTTGCAACAGTTCTTTCCCCAGGCCACTCGCCAGTCCTTGCTGGGACCTCCTCCTGTTGGGGTCCCCATGAACCCTTCCCAGTTCAACCTTTCAGGACGGAACCCCCAGAAACAGGCCCGGACCTCCTCCTCTACCACCCCCAATCGAAAG GATTCTTCTTCTCAGACAATGCCTGTGGAAGACAAGTCAGACCCCCCAGAGGGGTCTGAGGAAGCCGCAGAGCCCCGGATGGACACACCAGAag ACCAAGATTTACCGCCCTGCCCAGAGGACATCGCCAAGGAAAAACGCACTCCAGCACCTGAGCCTGAGCCTTGTGAGGCGTCCGAGCTGCCAGCAAAGAGATTGAGGAG CTCAGAAGAGCCCACAGAGAAGGAACCTCCAGGGCAGTTACAGGTGAAGGCCCAGCCGCAGGCCCGGATGACAGTACCGAAACAGACACAGACACCAGACCTGCTGCCTGAGGCCCTGGAAGCCCAAGTGCTGCCACGATTCCAGCCACGGGTCCTGCAGGTCCAGGCCCAGGTGCAGTCACAGGCTCAGCCGCGGATACCACCCACAGACACCCAGGTGCAGCCAAAGCTGCAGAAGCAGGCGCAAACACAGACCTCTCCAGAGCACTTAGTGCTGCAACAGAAGCAGGTGCAGCCACAGCTgcagcaggaggcagagccaCAGAAGCAGGTGCAGCCACAGGTACAGCCACAGGCACATTCACAGGGCCCAAGGCAGGTGCAGCTGCAGCAGGAGGCAGAGCCGCTGAAGCAGGTGCAGCCACAGGTGCAGCCCCAGGCACATTCACAGCCCCcaaggcagctgcagctgcagctgcagaagCAGGTCCAGACACAGACATATCCACAGGTCCACACACAGGCACAGCCAAGCGTCCAGCCACAGGAGCATCCTCCAGCGCAGGTGTCAGTACAGCCACCAGAGCAGACCCATGAGCAGCCTCACACCCAGCCACAGGTGTCGTTGTTGGCTCCAGAGCAAACACCAGTTGTGGTTCCTGTCTGCGGGCTGGAGATGCCACCTGATGCAGTAGAAGCTGGTGGAG GCATGGAAAAGACCTTGCCGGAGCCTGTGGGCACCCAAGTCAGCATGGAAGAGATTCAGAATGAGTCGGCCTGTGGCCTAGATGTGGGAGAATGTGAAAACAGAGCGAGAGAGATGCCAGGG GTATGGGGCGCCGGGGGCTCCCTGAAGGTCACCATTCTGCAGAGCAGTGACAGCCGGGCCTTTAGCACTGTACCCCTGACACCTGTCCCCCGCCCCAGTGACTCCGTCTCCTCCACCCCTGCGGCTACCAGCACTCCCTCTAAGCAGGCCCTCCAGTTCTTCTGCTACATCTGCAAGGCCAGCTGCTCCAGCCAGCAG GAGTTCCAGGACCACATGTCGGAGCCTCAGCACCAGCAGCGGCTAGGGGAGATCCAGCACATGAGCCAAGcctgcctcctgtccctgctGCCCGTGCCCCGGGACGTCCTGGAGACAGAGGATGA GGAGCCTCCACCAAGGCGCTGGTGCAACACCTGCCAGCTCTACTACATGGGGGACCTGATCCAACACCGCAGGACACAGGACCACAAG CCACCCACACCACGAAGAGATGTGTTTGCCCACGTTCCAGTGCAGGGGTGGAGCACAGCCCGGCTTGTTACAGATATG ATTGCCAAACAATCCTTGCGACCCTTCTGCACCGTTTGCAACCGCTACTTCAAAACCCCTCGCAAGTTTGTGGAGCACGTGAAGTCCCAGGGGCATAAGGACAAAGCCAAGGAG CTGAAGTCGCTTGAGAAAGAGATTGCTGGCCAAGATGAGGACCACTTCATTACAGTGGACGCTGTGGGTTGCTTCGAGGgtgatgaagaagaggaagaggatgatgaggatgaagaagaGATCGAGGTTGAGGAGGAACTCTGCAAGCAG GTGAGGTCCAGAGATATATCCAGAGAGGAGTGGAAGGGCTCGGAGACCTACAGCCCCAATACTGCATATG GTGTGGACTTCCTGGTGCCCGTGATGGGCTATATCTGCCGCATCTGCCACAAGTTCTATCACAGCAACTCAGGGGCACAGCTCTCCCACTGCAAGTCCCTGGGCCACTTTGAGAACCTGCAG AAATACAAGGCGGCCAAGAACCCCAGCCCCACCACCCGACCTGTGAGCCGCCGGTGCGCAATCAACGCCCGGAACGCTTTGACAGCCCTGTTCACCTCCAGCGGCCGCCCACCCTCCCAGCCCAACACCCAGGACAAAACACCCAGCAAGGTGACGGCTCGACCCTCCCAGCCCCCACTACCTCGGCGCTCAACCCGCCTCAAAACCTGA
- the CIZ1 gene encoding cip1-interacting zinc finger protein isoform X7 codes for MYIRQLRAPSHRSPARGPRIAGPRRPQGATMFSQQQQQQLQQQQQQLQQLQQQQLQQQQLQQQQLLQLQQLLQQSPPQAPLPMAVSRGLPPQQPQQPLLNLQGTNSASLLNGSMLQRALLLQQLQGLDQFAMPPATYDTAGLTMPTATLGNLRGYGMASPGLAAPSLTAPSLTPPQLATPNLQQFFPQATRQSLLGPPPVGVPMNPSQFNLSGRNPQKQARTSSSTTPNRKDSSSQTMPVEDKSDPPEGSEEAAEPRMDTPEDQDLPPCPEDIAKEKRTPAPEPEPCEASELPAKRLRSSEEPTEKEPPGQLQVKAQPQARMTVPKQTQTPDLLPEALEAQVLPRFQPRVLQVQAQVQSQAQPRIPPTDTQVQPKLQKQAQTQTSPEHLVLQQKQVQPQLQQEAEPQKQVQPQVQPQAHSQGPRQVQLQQEAEPLKQVQPQVQPQAHSQPPRQLQLQLQKQVQTQTYPQVHTQAQPSVQPQEHPPAQVSVQPPEQTHEQPHTQPQVSLLAPEQTPVVVPVCGLEMPPDAVEAGGGMEKTLPEPVGTQVSMEEIQNESACGLDVGECENRAREMPGVWGAGGSLKVTILQSSDSRAFSTVPLTPVPRPSDSVSSTPAATSTPSKQALQFFCYICKASCSSQQEFQDHMSEPQHQQRLGEIQHMSQACLLSLLPVPRDVLETEDEEPPPRRWCNTCQLYYMGDLIQHRRTQDHKIAKQSLRPFCTVCNRYFKTPRKFVEHVKSQGHKDKAKELKSLEKEIAGQDEDHFITVDAVGCFEGDEEEEEDDEDEEEIEVRSRDISREEWKGSETYSPNTAYGVDFLVPVMGYICRICHKFYHSNSGAQLSHCKSLGHFENLQKYKAAKNPSPTTRPVSRRCAINARNALTALFTSSGRPPSQPNTQDKTPSKVTARPSQPPLPRRSTRLKT; via the exons ATGTACATCCGCCAACTGCGCGCCCCCTCCCACCGCAGCCCCGCGCGGGGCCCCAGGATCGCAGGACCGCGGCGGCCGCAGGGAG CCACCATGttcagccagcagcagcagcagcagctccagcaacagcagcagcagctccagcagttacagcagcagcagctccagcAGCAGCAATTGCAGCAGCAGCAGTTACTGCAGCTCCAGCAGCTGCTCCAGCAATCCCCACCACAGGCCCCGTTGCCCATGGCTGTCAGCCG GGGGCTCCCCCCGCAGCAGCCACAGCAGCCGCTTCTGAATCTCCAGGGCAccaactcagcctccctcctCAACGGCTCCATGCTGCAGAGAGCTTTGCTTTTACAGCAGTTGCAAG GACTGGACCAGTTTGCAATGCCACCAGCCACGTATGACACTGCCGGTCTCACCATGCCCACAGCAACACTGG GTAACCTCCGAGGCTACGGCATGGCATCCCCAGGCCTCGCAGCCCCCAGCCTGACAGCCCCCAGCCTCACACCCCCACAACTGGCCACTCCAAATTTGCAACAGTTCTTTCCCCAGGCCACTCGCCAGTCCTTGCTGGGACCTCCTCCTGTTGGGGTCCCCATGAACCCTTCCCAGTTCAACCTTTCAGGACGGAACCCCCAGAAACAGGCCCGGACCTCCTCCTCTACCACCCCCAATCGAAAG GATTCTTCTTCTCAGACAATGCCTGTGGAAGACAAGTCAGACCCCCCAGAGGGGTCTGAGGAAGCCGCAGAGCCCCGGATGGACACACCAGAag ACCAAGATTTACCGCCCTGCCCAGAGGACATCGCCAAGGAAAAACGCACTCCAGCACCTGAGCCTGAGCCTTGTGAGGCGTCCGAGCTGCCAGCAAAGAGATTGAGGAG CTCAGAAGAGCCCACAGAGAAGGAACCTCCAGGGCAGTTACAGGTGAAGGCCCAGCCGCAGGCCCGGATGACAGTACCGAAACAGACACAGACACCAGACCTGCTGCCTGAGGCCCTGGAAGCCCAAGTGCTGCCACGATTCCAGCCACGGGTCCTGCAGGTCCAGGCCCAGGTGCAGTCACAGGCTCAGCCGCGGATACCACCCACAGACACCCAGGTGCAGCCAAAGCTGCAGAAGCAGGCGCAAACACAGACCTCTCCAGAGCACTTAGTGCTGCAACAGAAGCAGGTGCAGCCACAGCTgcagcaggaggcagagccaCAGAAGCAGGTGCAGCCACAGGTACAGCCACAGGCACATTCACAGGGCCCAAGGCAGGTGCAGCTGCAGCAGGAGGCAGAGCCGCTGAAGCAGGTGCAGCCACAGGTGCAGCCCCAGGCACATTCACAGCCCCcaaggcagctgcagctgcagctgcagaagCAGGTCCAGACACAGACATATCCACAGGTCCACACACAGGCACAGCCAAGCGTCCAGCCACAGGAGCATCCTCCAGCGCAGGTGTCAGTACAGCCACCAGAGCAGACCCATGAGCAGCCTCACACCCAGCCACAGGTGTCGTTGTTGGCTCCAGAGCAAACACCAGTTGTGGTTCCTGTCTGCGGGCTGGAGATGCCACCTGATGCAGTAGAAGCTGGTGGAG GCATGGAAAAGACCTTGCCGGAGCCTGTGGGCACCCAAGTCAGCATGGAAGAGATTCAGAATGAGTCGGCCTGTGGCCTAGATGTGGGAGAATGTGAAAACAGAGCGAGAGAGATGCCAGGG GTATGGGGCGCCGGGGGCTCCCTGAAGGTCACCATTCTGCAGAGCAGTGACAGCCGGGCCTTTAGCACTGTACCCCTGACACCTGTCCCCCGCCCCAGTGACTCCGTCTCCTCCACCCCTGCGGCTACCAGCACTCCCTCTAAGCAGGCCCTCCAGTTCTTCTGCTACATCTGCAAGGCCAGCTGCTCCAGCCAGCAG GAGTTCCAGGACCACATGTCGGAGCCTCAGCACCAGCAGCGGCTAGGGGAGATCCAGCACATGAGCCAAGcctgcctcctgtccctgctGCCCGTGCCCCGGGACGTCCTGGAGACAGAGGATGA GGAGCCTCCACCAAGGCGCTGGTGCAACACCTGCCAGCTCTACTACATGGGGGACCTGATCCAACACCGCAGGACACAGGACCACAAG ATTGCCAAACAATCCTTGCGACCCTTCTGCACCGTTTGCAACCGCTACTTCAAAACCCCTCGCAAGTTTGTGGAGCACGTGAAGTCCCAGGGGCATAAGGACAAAGCCAAGGAG CTGAAGTCGCTTGAGAAAGAGATTGCTGGCCAAGATGAGGACCACTTCATTACAGTGGACGCTGTGGGTTGCTTCGAGGgtgatgaagaagaggaagaggatgatgaggatgaagaagaGATCGAG GTGAGGTCCAGAGATATATCCAGAGAGGAGTGGAAGGGCTCGGAGACCTACAGCCCCAATACTGCATATG GTGTGGACTTCCTGGTGCCCGTGATGGGCTATATCTGCCGCATCTGCCACAAGTTCTATCACAGCAACTCAGGGGCACAGCTCTCCCACTGCAAGTCCCTGGGCCACTTTGAGAACCTGCAG AAATACAAGGCGGCCAAGAACCCCAGCCCCACCACCCGACCTGTGAGCCGCCGGTGCGCAATCAACGCCCGGAACGCTTTGACAGCCCTGTTCACCTCCAGCGGCCGCCCACCCTCCCAGCCCAACACCCAGGACAAAACACCCAGCAAGGTGACGGCTCGACCCTCCCAGCCCCCACTACCTCGGCGCTCAACCCGCCTCAAAACCTGA